The Porites lutea chromosome 11, jaPorLute2.1, whole genome shotgun sequence genome includes a region encoding these proteins:
- the LOC140952045 gene encoding ribonuclease 3-like — protein MAACSFTKLTACSSLLQKCCLRWKECTQNGLLNSSCVVSGVRYYRGSNRNTRKRERNLRQKLIQREATEPKVFDKKEFFRQNYNRELFSFKSRLGLTFNDDNTLLIALTHESFKADTITDDSGDNEASIQISEHNARLSLLGLTASSLYIVDYLCSTYPSLPRLGVRCFHDFLLGRSNIVKLAQQISLPDMIRLEHDLDDLHKEKHLDFRKEDVVCDTFFALVGAIYVDQGCSEARRFVEDFIITQLQGEELHKILHFDFPEKVLQNIFAIQGKEKPEARLIQQSGLNTLVPVYVVGVFTGDKMIAEASSYSQIRAKNEALKAALMKYCQEGMLQPFPKERKQFNKVAH, from the exons atggcggcctgTTCCTTTACCAAGCTTACTGCGTGTTCGTCATTGCTGCAAAAGTGCTGCTTGAGGTGGAAAGAATGTACTCAGAATGGCCTTTTGAACAGTTCTTGCGTTGTTTCAG GTGTGAGATACTACAGAGGAAGTAACAGAAATAcaagaaagagagaaaggaaTCTTAGACAAAAACTAATACAGAGGGAAGCCACTGAGCCAAA AGTGTTTGACAAGAAGGAATTTTTCAGGCAAAACTACAACAGAGAATTGTTTTCCTTCAAGAGCAGACTTGGCTTAACATTTAACGATGACAACACCCTCCTAATCGCTTTAACTCATGAATCATTTAAGGCAGATACAATTACTGATGATAGTGGGGATAATGAAGCATCAATTCAGATTAGTGAACATAATGCAAGGTTGTCATTGTTAG GATTGACAGCGTCGTCATTGTATATAGTGGATTACCTTTGTAGCACCTACCCTTCCCTTCCCCGCTTAGGGGTCAG GTGCTTTCATGATTTTCTTTTAGGGCGAAGTAACATAGTTAAATTAGCACAACAAATTTCTCTACCCGACATGATAAGACTTGAG caTGACCTAGATGACTTGCATAAAGAGAAGCATCTTGACTTCAGGAAGGAGGATGTGGTTTGTGATACTTTCTTTGCACTTGTGGGAGCAATATATGTTGATCAG GGGTGTTCTGAAGCAAGGAGATTTGTGGAAGATTTTATTATTACTCAACTTCAAGGAGAAGAGCTTCATAAAATTCTTCACTTTGATTTTCCCGAAAAagtcctgcagaacatctttgcCATTCAGGGAAAAGAGAAACCAGAAGCAAG GCTCATTCAGCAAAGTGGTTTAAACACACTTGTACCTGTTTACGTGGTTGGTGTGTTCACTGGAGATAAGATGATCGCAGAAG CTTCGAGCTACAGTCAAATTAGAGCGAAAAACGAG GCTTTAAAAGCGGCATTAATGAAATACTGTCAGGAAGGAATGCTTCAACCCTTCCCTAAGGAACGCAAACAATTCAACAAAGTTGCTCATTGA